A genomic segment from Ramlibacter agri encodes:
- the tfpZ gene encoding TfpX/TfpZ family type IV pilin accessory protein, whose translation MPLPSAFLDHHTATFDWRDRARAAGVHLGASVVVALMAALLVFELWYPYPYRELSSGRELFMLVVGVDVVLGPLITFAIFDRAKPRASLVRDLACVAFLQLVGLSYGIWSVHMARPVHMVFEVDRFRVVHQSDIPVDLENRAPAGVEVAPFGGPTLLAVRPFASEKEKYEATMVALNGISLSARPDLWQPYEAAKARVLAAARPVSELRSRFAARAPEIEAALEKSGHDAAHASYLPVVARKAQAWTVLLDSSTAEVIGYLPLDSF comes from the coding sequence ATGCCACTGCCATCCGCTTTCCTGGATCATCATACGGCCACCTTCGATTGGCGTGACCGCGCCCGGGCCGCCGGCGTGCACCTGGGGGCCAGCGTCGTGGTGGCGCTGATGGCCGCGCTGCTGGTGTTCGAGCTCTGGTATCCCTACCCGTACCGCGAACTCTCGAGCGGCCGCGAGCTGTTCATGCTGGTGGTCGGCGTCGACGTCGTGCTGGGCCCGCTGATCACCTTCGCCATCTTCGATCGCGCCAAGCCGCGGGCTTCGCTGGTGCGCGACCTCGCCTGCGTGGCTTTCCTGCAGCTGGTGGGCCTGAGCTATGGCATCTGGTCGGTCCACATGGCCCGGCCGGTGCACATGGTGTTCGAGGTCGATCGCTTCCGCGTCGTGCACCAGTCCGACATCCCGGTGGACCTGGAAAATCGTGCGCCCGCCGGCGTCGAAGTCGCTCCCTTCGGCGGGCCCACCCTGCTGGCGGTGCGGCCGTTCGCCAGCGAGAAGGAAAAGTACGAAGCCACCATGGTGGCCCTGAACGGCATCTCGCTGTCGGCCCGTCCCGATCTTTGGCAGCCCTACGAGGCCGCGAAGGCCCGCGTGCTGGCGGCCGCCCGCCCGGTCAGCGAGTTGCGCAGCCGCTTCGCCGCCCGCGCGCCGGAGATCGAGGCCGCCCTGGAAAAATCCGGCCATGACGCCGCGCACGCGTCATACTTGCCCGTGGTCGCCCGCAAGGCCCAGGCCTGGACCGTGCTGCTGGATTCCAGTACCGCGGAGGTGATCGGCTACCTGCCCCTGGATTCATTTTGA
- a CDS encoding M48 family metalloprotease: MGQPGDLSTGAERKLGEKVAREMYRDPDYIDDPVLVEYVQDIWQKLLAGARARGELTSEIDERFAWQVLLGKDREINAFAVPGGYLGLQLGLIAITTTADELASVLAHELSHVTQRHISRMMEQQNKQTPLMIAGMILGALAASRSPDAAGALLTGSQALAAQQQLNFSRDMEREADRVGLGVATQAGYSPKGFVNMFEKLQQSSRLNDFGAFPYLRTHPLTTERIAEMQSRQELAGAAPPVPTLEHALMAARSRVISNPGVDAQRSFLADADSAGLASQPRMRQSAVLYAATYAAFRLHDRAAVARLLPRLHASVAGDAAGERQARLLEAEIALATGDNARVLKLVDPKSDHRPDLLFGAQAQVRSGQAKEASERLQTWVSLHPRDSTAWEDLSAAYQAQGEQLRAVRADAEAQAAHLDYTAALDRLKAAQDLARKGAARSDYIEASIIDTRAREMQSLVREQALER, translated from the coding sequence ATGGGCCAGCCGGGTGACCTGAGCACCGGCGCCGAGCGCAAGCTGGGCGAGAAGGTGGCGCGCGAGATGTACCGCGACCCGGACTACATCGACGACCCGGTGCTGGTCGAATACGTCCAGGACATCTGGCAGAAGCTGCTGGCCGGCGCGCGCGCGCGCGGCGAGCTCACCAGCGAGATCGACGAGCGTTTCGCCTGGCAGGTGCTGCTGGGCAAGGACCGCGAGATCAACGCCTTTGCCGTGCCGGGTGGCTACCTCGGTCTGCAACTCGGCCTGATCGCCATCACCACCACCGCGGACGAACTGGCTTCGGTGCTGGCGCACGAACTGAGCCACGTCACGCAGCGCCACATCTCGCGGATGATGGAGCAGCAGAACAAGCAGACGCCGCTGATGATCGCCGGCATGATCCTCGGCGCGCTGGCCGCAAGCCGCAGCCCGGATGCAGCCGGCGCCCTCCTCACCGGCAGCCAGGCGCTGGCGGCGCAGCAGCAGCTGAACTTCTCGCGCGACATGGAGCGCGAGGCCGACCGCGTCGGCCTGGGCGTGGCGACCCAGGCGGGCTACTCGCCCAAGGGCTTCGTGAACATGTTCGAGAAGCTGCAGCAGTCGTCGCGCCTGAACGACTTCGGCGCCTTCCCCTACCTGCGCACCCACCCGCTGACCACCGAGCGGATCGCGGAAATGCAGTCGCGCCAGGAGCTGGCCGGCGCCGCGCCGCCGGTTCCCACGCTCGAACACGCGCTGATGGCGGCGCGCTCGCGCGTGATCTCCAATCCGGGGGTCGACGCGCAGCGCTCCTTCCTCGCCGATGCCGACTCCGCCGGGCTGGCCAGCCAGCCGCGCATGCGCCAGTCCGCGGTGCTGTACGCGGCGACCTATGCCGCCTTCCGCCTGCATGACCGCGCGGCGGTCGCGCGCCTGCTGCCGCGCCTGCATGCGTCCGTGGCCGGCGATGCCGCCGGCGAGCGCCAGGCGCGGCTGCTGGAAGCCGAAATCGCGCTGGCCACTGGCGACAACGCCCGGGTGCTGAAGCTGGTGGACCCGAAGTCCGACCACCGTCCGGACCTGCTGTTCGGCGCGCAGGCGCAGGTGCGTTCGGGCCAGGCCAAGGAAGCGTCGGAGCGGCTGCAGACCTGGGTCAGCCTGCACCCGCGCGACTCCACGGCCTGGGAGGACCTGTCGGCGGCCTACCAGGCCCAGGGCGAGCAGCTGCGCGCGGTGCGGGCCGATGCCGAAGCGCAGGCCGCCCACCTGGACTACACGGCGGCGCTGGACCGCCTGAAGGCGGCGCAGGACCTCGCGCGCAAGGGCGCGGCGCGCAGCGATTACATCGAGGCTTCGATCATCGACACCCGCGCGCGCGAGATGCAGTCACTTGTGCGCGAACAGGCGCTCGAGCGCTGA
- a CDS encoding glutathione peroxidase has product MKSLTAWVLVAAAALAGPVPAAPPAAPAATACPVLLQHTFPRLQDEAPQNLCQYSGKVLLVVNTASFCGFTPQYEALEKLHAQYHDAGLVVLGFPSNDFAQETGSNKDIADFCENTFGVKFPMFSKSAVRGDDANPLFKELAAQTGRAPLWNFHKYLISRDGKVVDNYSSLTRPDDPALVLALQRELARR; this is encoded by the coding sequence ATGAAGAGCTTGACTGCCTGGGTCCTGGTCGCCGCAGCCGCGCTTGCCGGCCCCGTGCCCGCAGCTCCGCCCGCCGCGCCAGCCGCCACGGCCTGCCCCGTGCTGCTGCAGCACACCTTCCCGCGGCTGCAGGACGAGGCACCGCAGAACCTGTGCCAGTACTCGGGCAAGGTGTTGCTGGTGGTGAACACGGCCAGCTTCTGCGGCTTCACGCCGCAGTACGAAGCATTGGAGAAGCTGCACGCCCAATACCACGACGCGGGGCTGGTGGTGCTGGGCTTCCCCTCGAACGACTTCGCCCAGGAGACCGGCAGCAACAAGGACATCGCGGATTTCTGCGAGAACACCTTCGGGGTCAAGTTCCCCATGTTCTCCAAGTCCGCAGTGCGGGGCGACGACGCCAATCCGTTGTTCAAGGAACTGGCGGCGCAGACCGGGCGGGCGCCGCTGTGGAATTTCCACAAGTACCTGATTTCCCGCGACGGCAAGGTGGTCGACAACTACAGCAGCCTGACGCGGCCGGACGACCCGGCGCTGGTGCTGGCGTTGCAGCGTGAACTGGCGCGCCGCTGA
- a CDS encoding PglL family O-oligosaccharyltransferase: MPRPVMPRLVAGTLLAALPWLNPFSAGPSPAVDPWLTSCACLLALCLLARAPGPLARPGLLAIAVGTVLWAVVSHAKVQPETVFLAAGLALVVLAAGIVDDPDIGQALQLGLLLAASASAVIALLQYFGLAEPLRPWVNGAQVGEAYANLRQPNHFGSLCWIGAAVLLFGTLRLPRAAAFALMVLLAVASAASVSRTGIVQGFMLTLLAAVWQGPQRRDRLQLCLAAGIAYFAATWMLPELLRAITGVLPARTLWGRIEGGDPCTSRLVLWSNVLRLIALRPLTGWGWGDLDYAHFMTLYPGARFCDILDNAHNLPLHLAVELGVPAALVLCAIALLWAWRQQPRHEQAPLRRLAWALLALVLLHSLLEYPLWYGPFQIVVGAALGWLIAPRDEAAGRSPGFIAVVCVLFGVTAYAAWDYQRVSQIYLEPEQRRAMWREDTLDHVRKSWLFRSQARFAELTLLGATRANAPEVFTLSEQMLHYSPEPRVIERAIESLVLLGRDDEAVLDLARYRAAFPKDYEAWREAQKKPSPLLGAPGS, translated from the coding sequence ATGCCTCGTCCCGTCATGCCGCGCCTCGTCGCCGGCACCCTGCTGGCCGCGCTCCCCTGGCTCAACCCCTTCTCCGCCGGCCCATCGCCGGCGGTGGACCCATGGCTCACGAGTTGCGCCTGCCTGCTCGCGCTGTGCCTGCTCGCGCGCGCGCCGGGGCCGCTGGCGCGGCCCGGGTTGCTGGCCATCGCGGTCGGGACGGTGCTGTGGGCCGTGGTGTCGCATGCGAAGGTGCAGCCCGAGACCGTCTTTCTGGCGGCGGGGCTGGCGCTGGTCGTGCTGGCGGCCGGCATCGTCGACGACCCGGACATCGGGCAGGCCTTGCAACTGGGGCTGCTGCTGGCCGCCAGCGCCAGCGCCGTCATCGCGCTGCTCCAATACTTCGGCTTGGCCGAGCCGCTGCGGCCCTGGGTGAACGGGGCGCAGGTCGGCGAGGCCTACGCCAACCTGCGGCAGCCGAACCACTTCGGCAGCCTGTGCTGGATCGGCGCGGCGGTGCTGCTGTTCGGGACGCTGCGGCTGCCGCGCGCGGCGGCCTTCGCGCTGATGGTGCTGCTGGCGGTGGCGAGCGCGGCCTCGGTGTCGCGGACCGGCATCGTGCAGGGATTCATGCTCACCTTGCTGGCTGCCGTGTGGCAGGGGCCGCAGCGGCGCGACCGCCTGCAGCTTTGCCTGGCCGCGGGCATCGCCTATTTCGCCGCCACCTGGATGCTGCCGGAGTTGCTGCGCGCCATCACCGGCGTGCTGCCCGCGCGCACGCTATGGGGCCGCATCGAGGGCGGCGACCCCTGCACCAGCCGGCTGGTGCTGTGGTCCAACGTGCTGCGGCTGATCGCGCTGCGGCCGCTCACGGGCTGGGGCTGGGGCGACCTCGATTACGCGCACTTCATGACGCTGTACCCGGGCGCTCGCTTCTGCGACATCCTGGACAACGCGCACAACCTGCCGCTGCACCTGGCGGTGGAACTGGGCGTGCCGGCGGCGCTGGTGCTGTGCGCGATCGCGCTGCTCTGGGCCTGGCGCCAGCAGCCCCGCCACGAGCAGGCCCCGCTGCGGCGCCTGGCCTGGGCGCTGCTGGCGCTGGTGCTGCTGCACAGCCTGCTGGAGTACCCGCTCTGGTACGGGCCCTTCCAGATCGTGGTCGGCGCCGCGCTGGGCTGGCTCATCGCGCCACGTGACGAGGCCGCGGGTCGCTCGCCGGGCTTCATCGCCGTGGTGTGCGTGCTGTTCGGGGTGACCGCTTATGCGGCCTGGGACTACCAGCGCGTGAGCCAGATCTACCTGGAGCCGGAGCAGCGGCGCGCCATGTGGCGCGAGGACACGCTGGACCACGTGCGCAAGTCCTGGCTGTTCCGCTCGCAGGCCCGTTTCGCGGAACTCACGCTGCTCGGCGCCACGCGCGCCAATGCGCCGGAGGTGTTCACGCTGTCGGAACAGATGCTGCACTACTCGCCGGAGCCGCGCGTGATCGAGCGGGCGATCGAGAGTCTGGTGCTGCTGGGGCGGGACGACGAGGCGGTGCTGGATCTGGCGCGCTATCGGGCGGCGTTCCCGAAGGACTACGAGGCGTGGCGGGAGGCGCAGAAGAAGCCCTCGCCGCTGTTGGGGGCGCCGGGGTCTTGA
- a CDS encoding YaeQ family protein → MALKSTIFKANLAVADIDHGYYADHALTLARHPSETDERMMVRLVALAFHAHTLQTVLGGDGTLAFGAGLSDPENPDVWLRDFTGQTRLWIEVGQPDEVAITKASRKSDQAAVYCFHHAAEVWWRGIETKLTRLENLSVFRIPTIASQELAQLAQRSMQLQATIQEGVLMLGDGSRHVDIEPVRWK, encoded by the coding sequence GTGGCCCTCAAGTCCACCATCTTCAAGGCGAACCTCGCCGTGGCCGACATCGACCACGGCTACTACGCCGACCACGCGCTCACGCTGGCGCGCCACCCGAGCGAAACCGACGAGCGCATGATGGTGCGCCTCGTCGCGCTCGCCTTCCACGCGCACACCTTGCAGACCGTGCTGGGCGGCGACGGCACGCTTGCCTTCGGCGCGGGCCTGAGCGACCCGGAAAATCCGGACGTATGGTTGCGCGATTTCACCGGCCAGACCCGCCTGTGGATCGAAGTCGGCCAGCCCGACGAAGTGGCGATCACCAAGGCCAGCCGCAAGTCGGACCAGGCGGCTGTCTATTGCTTCCATCACGCGGCCGAAGTGTGGTGGCGCGGGATCGAGACCAAGCTGACGCGGCTGGAGAACCTGTCGGTCTTCCGCATTCCCACGATCGCCTCGCAGGAGCTCGCGCAACTCGCCCAGCGCAGCATGCAGCTGCAGGCGACGATCCAGGAAGGCGTGCTGATGCTGGGAGATGGATCCCGGCACGTCGACATCGAGCCGGTTCGCTGGAAATAG
- a CDS encoding TerC family protein, whose amino-acid sequence MEFLSADWWSALAAIVLIDLVLAGDNAIVIALAARNLPKDLQKKAIVWGTMGAIVVRTLMTVGVVWLLQVPGLMLVGGLGLLWIAYRLLADDAGGEDHGPMASTFWGAMKTIVIADALMGIDNVLGVAGAAHGAIDLVVVGLLISVPIVVFGSRVVLRLVERFPMIIQAGAAVLAYTAARMIVGEPLLDAVFDPHAAARWSTYALCIAGVLGAGWWAARTARRRAAAS is encoded by the coding sequence ATGGAATTTCTCTCCGCCGACTGGTGGTCTGCCCTCGCCGCCATCGTCCTCATCGACCTCGTGCTGGCGGGCGACAACGCCATCGTCATCGCGCTGGCCGCGCGCAACCTGCCCAAGGACTTGCAGAAGAAGGCCATCGTCTGGGGCACGATGGGCGCCATCGTCGTCCGCACGCTGATGACGGTGGGCGTGGTCTGGCTGCTGCAGGTGCCCGGCCTGATGCTGGTGGGCGGCCTCGGCCTGCTGTGGATCGCCTACCGCCTGCTCGCCGACGACGCCGGCGGCGAAGACCACGGCCCCATGGCCAGCACCTTCTGGGGCGCCATGAAGACCATCGTCATCGCCGACGCCCTCATGGGCATCGACAACGTGCTCGGCGTGGCCGGCGCGGCGCACGGGGCCATCGACCTGGTGGTGGTCGGGCTGCTGATCAGCGTGCCTATCGTGGTGTTCGGCAGCCGCGTCGTCCTGCGGCTGGTGGAGCGCTTCCCCATGATCATCCAGGCGGGCGCCGCGGTGCTGGCCTATACGGCCGCCAGGATGATCGTCGGCGAGCCGCTGCTGGACGCCGTGTTCGATCCCCATGCAGCCGCGCGCTGGAGCACGTATGCTCTGTGCATCGCGGGCGTCCTGGGCGCCGGATGGTGGGCGGCACGTACTGCCCGCCGCCGCGCTGCCGCGAGTTGA
- a CDS encoding DUF3717 domain-containing protein produces the protein MAGIHITDIEAAINFWRERKPSPDGVTLAPELRALAEVYALMVFHHEDEADERGFPAAAYAAWKTWFDTLPDTPCIAICSTSQGDDSCKGCGRSFEEVQRWTEMSPSEKRQVWRRITLEGSSWRFNRYAERAAEGPAPAPTPTPAPKD, from the coding sequence ATGGCCGGAATCCACATCACCGACATCGAAGCCGCCATCAATTTCTGGCGCGAGCGCAAGCCGTCGCCGGACGGCGTGACCTTGGCGCCCGAGCTGCGGGCGCTGGCGGAGGTGTATGCGCTGATGGTCTTCCACCACGAGGACGAGGCGGATGAGCGCGGCTTCCCGGCTGCCGCCTACGCCGCCTGGAAGACCTGGTTCGACACGCTGCCGGACACGCCCTGCATCGCCATCTGCTCCACCAGCCAGGGCGACGATTCCTGCAAGGGCTGCGGGCGCAGCTTCGAGGAAGTGCAGCGCTGGACCGAGATGAGCCCCTCCGAGAAGCGCCAGGTCTGGCGCCGCATCACGCTGGAAGGCAGCTCCTGGCGCTTCAACCGCTACGCCGAGCGGGCGGCCGAAGGGCCTGCGCCGGCACCCACGCCCACACCGGCGCCGAAGGACTGA
- a CDS encoding phage holin family protein, whose amino-acid sequence MKLISKWLLSASALLFVAYMYSGVQVSSYSSALIAVVVIGLLNAVVRPVLVVLTLPVTVVTLGLFLFVINALLFWAAATVLDGFHVRGFVGALVGSLLYSALGIVIESALERLFAHK is encoded by the coding sequence CTGAAGCTCATCTCCAAGTGGCTGCTCAGCGCGTCGGCCCTGCTGTTCGTCGCCTACATGTACAGCGGCGTGCAGGTGTCCAGCTACAGCAGCGCGCTGATCGCGGTGGTCGTCATCGGCCTGCTGAATGCCGTGGTGCGTCCGGTCCTGGTGGTCCTGACGCTGCCGGTGACCGTGGTGACGCTGGGCCTGTTCCTGTTCGTCATCAACGCCTTGCTGTTCTGGGCGGCGGCCACCGTGCTGGACGGCTTCCACGTGCGCGGCTTCGTCGGCGCGCTCGTCGGCTCGCTGCTCTATTCGGCGCTGGGCATCGTGATCGAGTCAGCGCTCGAGCGCCTGTTCGCGCACAAGTGA
- the purB gene encoding adenylosuccinate lyase, with protein MALSPISALSPLDGRYAGRLAALRPLMSEQGYMHRRVQVEVCWFIALSDAGFAEFKPLSPGARTYLLGLVKNFSEADAAAIKEIEKTTNHDVKAVEYWIKSKFEARPELRAASEFVHFACTSEDINNTSHALQLKYAREQVLLPGLDGVIAKLREMAHAYADVPMLSRTHGQTASPTTVGKELANVVVRLAGARERIAGVKLLGKMNGAVGNYNAHLAAWPDFDWEAFSRKVVETAEPLGLGLTFQPYSIQIEPHDYMAELFDAVARANTILVDWCRDAWGYISLGYFKQRLREGEIGSSTMPHKVNPIDFENAEGNLGLANALLKHLSEKLPISRWQRDLTDSTVLRNMGVALGYTALAYHALGAGLGKLELNEDALREDLDQAWEVLAEPIQTVMRRYGVQGAYEKLKEVTRGKTVQADALHKLIRSLEIPEPEKERLLAMTPASYIGKAAELARRA; from the coding sequence ATGGCACTTTCCCCGATCTCGGCCCTCTCGCCGCTCGATGGCCGCTACGCCGGCCGCCTGGCCGCGCTGCGTCCGCTGATGAGCGAGCAGGGCTACATGCACCGCCGGGTGCAGGTGGAAGTCTGTTGGTTCATCGCGCTCAGCGATGCGGGCTTCGCCGAATTCAAGCCGCTCTCCCCCGGAGCGCGCACCTACCTCCTCGGTCTCGTCAAGAACTTCTCGGAGGCCGATGCGGCCGCCATCAAGGAGATCGAGAAGACCACCAACCACGACGTCAAGGCCGTCGAATACTGGATCAAGTCCAAGTTCGAGGCGCGGCCCGAGCTGCGCGCAGCCAGCGAGTTCGTGCACTTCGCCTGCACCAGCGAGGACATCAACAACACCAGCCACGCGCTACAACTGAAGTACGCACGCGAGCAGGTGCTGCTGCCCGGGCTGGACGGCGTCATCGCCAAGCTGCGCGAAATGGCGCATGCCTACGCGGACGTCCCGATGCTCAGCCGCACCCACGGCCAGACCGCCAGCCCGACCACGGTGGGCAAGGAACTGGCCAACGTGGTGGTGCGCCTGGCCGGCGCGCGCGAGCGCATCGCCGGCGTCAAGCTGCTGGGCAAGATGAACGGCGCGGTGGGCAACTACAACGCCCACCTGGCCGCCTGGCCGGACTTCGACTGGGAAGCCTTCTCGCGCAAGGTCGTGGAAACGGCCGAGCCGCTGGGCCTGGGGCTGACCTTCCAGCCTTACAGCATCCAGATCGAGCCGCACGACTACATGGCGGAGCTGTTCGACGCGGTCGCCCGCGCCAACACCATCCTGGTCGACTGGTGCCGCGACGCCTGGGGCTACATCAGCCTGGGCTATTTCAAGCAGCGGCTGCGCGAAGGCGAGATCGGCTCGTCGACGATGCCGCACAAGGTCAACCCGATCGACTTCGAAAACGCCGAGGGCAACCTGGGCCTGGCCAACGCGCTGCTGAAGCACCTGTCGGAGAAGCTGCCCATCTCGCGCTGGCAGCGTGACCTGACGGACTCCACGGTGCTGCGCAACATGGGCGTCGCCCTGGGCTACACCGCGCTGGCCTACCACGCGCTGGGCGCGGGCCTGGGCAAGCTGGAACTGAACGAGGACGCGCTGCGCGAGGACCTGGACCAGGCCTGGGAAGTGCTGGCCGAACCGATCCAGACCGTGATGCGCCGCTACGGCGTGCAGGGCGCCTACGAGAAGCTGAAGGAAGTGACGCGCGGCAAGACGGTGCAGGCCGATGCCCTGCACAAGCTGATCCGCTCGCTGGAGATTCCGGAGCCCGAGAAGGAACGCCTGCTCGCCATGACGCCGGCGTCGTACATCGGCAAGGCCGCCGAACTCGCGCGCCGAGCCTAG
- the moaC gene encoding cyclic pyranopterin monophosphate synthase MoaC yields the protein MSGLTHFDAQGQAHMVDVAAKAATHRIAVARGRIEMLPATFELIQQGNVKKGDVLGIARIAGIQGCKRTSELIPLCHPLALTRAAVDFELRSPNAVVCTATVETVGPTGVEMEALTAVQVALLTIYDMCKAVDRAMTINDVRVVEKHGGKSGSFVNP from the coding sequence ATGAGCGGATTGACCCATTTCGACGCACAAGGACAGGCCCACATGGTAGACGTGGCGGCGAAGGCTGCCACGCACCGCATTGCGGTAGCGCGCGGGCGCATCGAGATGCTACCGGCCACCTTCGAGCTGATCCAGCAAGGCAACGTAAAGAAAGGCGACGTGCTGGGGATCGCCCGCATCGCCGGCATTCAGGGCTGCAAGCGCACCAGCGAGCTGATCCCGCTGTGCCATCCGCTGGCCCTGACACGCGCCGCGGTGGACTTCGAGTTGCGCTCGCCCAACGCCGTCGTCTGCACGGCGACAGTGGAAACCGTGGGGCCCACCGGCGTGGAGATGGAGGCCCTGACCGCGGTGCAGGTGGCCTTGCTGACGATCTACGACATGTGCAAGGCTGTCGATCGCGCGATGACGATCAACGACGTGCGGGTGGTTGAAAAGCACGGCGGCAAGTCGGGAAGTTTCGTCAATCCCTGA
- a CDS encoding putative signal transducing protein, whose translation MRRVTKAPNIAIATLWADTLTQAGIAASVQRQFLSSVAGEIPPDQCLPEIWVLHDEQEAAARALLRDLTHLPQRRWRCACGELVEGGFESCWNCGRPMP comes from the coding sequence ATGCGGCGCGTGACGAAAGCTCCCAACATCGCGATCGCCACGCTCTGGGCCGACACCTTGACGCAGGCCGGCATCGCAGCCAGCGTGCAGCGGCAATTCCTCTCCAGCGTGGCCGGCGAGATCCCGCCGGACCAGTGCCTGCCGGAGATCTGGGTGCTGCACGACGAGCAGGAAGCCGCGGCGCGCGCGCTGCTGCGGGACTTGACGCACCTGCCGCAACGGCGCTGGCGCTGCGCCTGCGGCGAGCTGGTGGAGGGTGGGTTCGAGTCGTGCTGGAATTGCGGCCGGCCGATGCCCTAG
- a CDS encoding glutathione S-transferase family protein, with protein MKLIGSMSSPYVRKVRVVMAEKKLDYQFVEEDVWAADTSIMNSNPLGKVPCLVMEGGEALFDSRVIVEYLDTLSPVGKLIPVVGRERAEVKTWEALADGVLDALVLARLEGHWSGRQKAERSQAWIDRQLAKSNASFKAMSQGLGDKPFCAGIYLSLADIAIGCALGYADFRFPEIDWRTPYPNLARLYEKLAARPSFADTLPK; from the coding sequence ATGAAATTGATCGGATCCATGAGCAGTCCGTACGTACGGAAGGTACGTGTGGTGATGGCCGAGAAGAAGCTGGACTACCAGTTCGTCGAGGAGGACGTCTGGGCGGCGGACACGTCCATCATGAACTCCAACCCGCTGGGCAAGGTGCCCTGCCTGGTGATGGAGGGCGGCGAGGCGCTGTTCGACTCGCGCGTGATCGTCGAGTACCTGGACACGCTGTCGCCGGTGGGCAAGCTGATTCCCGTGGTGGGCCGCGAGCGCGCCGAGGTGAAGACCTGGGAGGCTCTGGCCGACGGCGTGCTGGACGCCCTGGTGCTGGCGCGGCTGGAGGGCCACTGGTCCGGCCGCCAGAAGGCCGAGCGCAGCCAGGCCTGGATCGACCGCCAGCTGGCCAAGTCCAATGCGAGCTTCAAGGCCATGAGCCAGGGCCTGGGCGACAAGCCCTTCTGCGCCGGCATCTACCTGAGCCTGGCCGATATCGCCATCGGTTGCGCCCTGGGCTACGCAGACTTCCGCTTTCCGGAGATCGACTGGCGTACTCCTTACCCGAACCTGGCCAGGCTCTACGAGAAGCTGGCTGCGCGCCCGAGTTTCGCGGACACGCTTCCTAAGTAA